From a region of the Paenibacillus sp. FSL R10-2734 genome:
- a CDS encoding ATP-binding cassette domain-containing protein, whose product MKINRLIANNINKLDAVIPVEQSLGIAGLSGSGKTTFCQTIGEESKKRLVSLLPKAEYQYLFPNIMETNFSAIQMEEMPLVLFLGRSSISSNPRSTIGTHTGVFTEIRVTLAEQYNLSPEVFSFNNELGWCPDCKGRGTTKNVECKKCKGKRYNQEAEQYKMELLDQAKSISDINDLSIETILSLAEVLNISEGKQNILKNIIHMNIGYLTLNRIMGTLSGGELTRLYLAEFMATSENTVIIIDEISVGLDHQTLLKILEQIKQLGFKNQIWLIDHSDTVLDITDEQLFFGPGSGKYGGKIVEESPRPAPINGEINKAAPTEYHHFQDLCCRNIQMAEIQIPRNRVVTFTGESGCGKSTLVNECMSKDFVKRYPKDKLVIVGQDRNQSITSRSTVATFLDIKRKLTKYSEEIDDIFQRSIEDIIEELPNEDIAHKRLSLLIKLGLGYLTLERKTQSLSTGEFQCVHLVSELFAGSRNPNTLFIFDEPSKGLSQNILNQFIDSIRVILQDESVSIMMIEHNSYILENSDYIVDFGKRQLEPVECLDVLSHEEYYRQQNSEEHVAPLQISSTLRQQNGINYLKEDQIAYFKNAENVYKGGILKSLSSMARLIYGEYESDTIAPVIAIDLERHLYSQYTFLYEIGGLINHIVSAHPTNKDTSSFDFYYQDNHCPCCKGRRVIEKFDFDVVLQDKNMSFWDGLLHPDAMEILKFYQLPKIKFIFEELKNELGQDISKSYNEMTDAEKHTFWYGYWEKSFYDKASKASRTWEGFNYIIGNYMVISKAIIKEHIKQSKILITCPICQGTVLNHRKKLKFGDTDIRELIGQPLDQVISTVGNLQVLEKMKAIVGGNMVLTEEVSLLPRETQVALKMLELELASFAHYEMVLQNALPFWGKISGSIESISINNRITICDFDNITETREYIIDKYFTNGKYKKLTYVYEAFGYKKLVTLINKIKASHPCPFCKGKKVISEDGLHDGVYKLTIPCVSCYASGINDEGRKEIVEGIDVQTWLTGKVSDVLTKSSNIEAVADIPIFIRIRELNKQEMMAVYQFLEQ is encoded by the coding sequence ATGAAAATAAATCGATTAATCGCAAACAATATTAACAAGTTAGATGCAGTAATACCAGTAGAGCAATCCTTAGGTATTGCTGGTTTGTCCGGATCTGGTAAAACAACCTTTTGTCAAACCATAGGCGAAGAATCCAAGAAACGTCTCGTTTCACTATTGCCGAAGGCTGAATATCAGTATTTATTCCCCAACATTATGGAAACCAATTTCAGTGCAATCCAGATGGAAGAAATGCCGCTTGTACTTTTTCTAGGGAGATCATCGATTTCTTCCAATCCTCGATCAACCATTGGCACACATACGGGTGTGTTTACAGAGATTCGTGTTACGCTTGCTGAACAATATAACCTTTCTCCAGAGGTTTTTTCATTTAATAATGAATTAGGCTGGTGTCCAGATTGTAAAGGTCGTGGAACTACTAAAAATGTTGAATGTAAAAAGTGTAAGGGGAAGCGCTATAATCAGGAAGCTGAACAATATAAAATGGAGCTATTGGATCAAGCGAAGAGTATTTCCGATATTAACGACTTAAGCATTGAAACCATCCTTTCTTTAGCGGAAGTTCTGAACATTAGTGAGGGTAAACAAAATATTCTAAAAAACATAATCCATATGAATATTGGTTATTTAACATTAAATCGCATTATGGGCACCTTGTCAGGTGGAGAGTTAACACGACTTTACTTGGCAGAATTCATGGCAACAAGTGAAAATACAGTAATTATCATTGATGAAATCTCCGTGGGTCTGGATCACCAAACCCTTTTGAAAATATTAGAACAAATCAAACAATTAGGATTTAAAAATCAAATTTGGCTCATTGATCATTCTGATACGGTATTAGATATAACGGACGAGCAATTGTTCTTTGGACCAGGTAGTGGGAAATACGGCGGGAAAATTGTTGAAGAATCGCCTCGTCCTGCGCCGATCAATGGAGAAATAAATAAGGCAGCGCCTACAGAATACCATCACTTTCAAGATCTTTGCTGTCGTAATATTCAAATGGCCGAAATTCAGATTCCCCGTAATAGAGTTGTAACGTTTACAGGTGAATCTGGATGTGGTAAATCTACACTGGTCAATGAGTGTATGTCCAAAGATTTTGTGAAGCGATATCCCAAAGATAAGCTGGTGATTGTTGGGCAAGATCGAAACCAATCGATTACCAGTCGGTCCACCGTGGCAACTTTTCTTGATATCAAAAGAAAGCTCACAAAATATAGTGAAGAGATTGATGATATTTTTCAGCGCTCGATTGAAGATATTATTGAAGAACTGCCGAATGAAGACATCGCTCATAAACGCTTAAGCTTATTGATCAAGCTTGGACTTGGTTATTTGACATTGGAAAGAAAAACACAGTCTTTATCAACAGGTGAATTCCAATGTGTCCATTTAGTTTCTGAGCTATTTGCGGGTTCGAGAAACCCCAATACACTTTTCATTTTTGACGAGCCTTCCAAAGGATTATCGCAAAATATTCTAAATCAATTCATTGATAGCATCAGGGTTATTCTTCAGGATGAATCCGTCTCCATAATGATGATTGAACATAACTCATATATACTAGAAAACTCTGATTATATCGTTGATTTTGGCAAAAGACAGCTTGAACCTGTGGAGTGTCTCGATGTCCTCAGTCATGAAGAGTATTATCGTCAACAAAACAGTGAAGAGCATGTCGCTCCATTGCAAATTTCTTCAACATTACGTCAACAAAATGGCATTAACTATTTAAAAGAAGATCAGATTGCCTATTTTAAAAATGCAGAAAACGTCTATAAGGGTGGCATCTTAAAAAGCTTATCCTCCATGGCACGTTTGATTTATGGTGAATACGAATCGGATACTATTGCGCCTGTCATCGCCATTGATCTAGAACGTCACTTGTATAGTCAATACACTTTTCTATATGAAATTGGTGGCTTGATCAACCATATTGTGTCGGCACATCCAACCAATAAAGATACGAGTAGCTTCGATTTCTATTATCAAGACAATCATTGTCCATGCTGCAAGGGTCGTCGTGTCATTGAAAAATTTGATTTTGATGTTGTTTTACAGGATAAAAATATGTCGTTTTGGGATGGCTTATTGCATCCAGATGCAATGGAGATTCTAAAATTTTATCAATTACCCAAAATAAAATTCATCTTTGAAGAGCTTAAGAATGAACTCGGTCAAGATATCAGTAAGAGTTATAACGAGATGACGGATGCAGAAAAGCATACTTTTTGGTACGGGTATTGGGAAAAGTCATTTTATGATAAAGCAAGCAAGGCATCGAGGACCTGGGAAGGCTTCAATTACATCATTGGGAACTACATGGTGATATCGAAAGCGATCATTAAAGAGCATATCAAACAGTCCAAAATATTGATTACATGTCCAATCTGTCAAGGAACCGTACTTAATCATCGTAAAAAGCTAAAGTTTGGTGACACAGATATTCGTGAGCTCATTGGACAACCACTTGATCAAGTGATTAGTACCGTTGGCAATTTACAGGTACTAGAGAAAATGAAAGCCATTGTCGGCGGCAATATGGTTCTTACAGAGGAAGTCTCTTTACTGCCTAGGGAAACACAAGTTGCTCTAAAAATGCTTGAACTAGAGCTAGCGAGCTTTGCGCACTATGAAATGGTATTACAAAATGCTCTGCCATTCTGGGGTAAGATTAGCGGCAGCATTGAATCCATCAGCATCAATAATCGAATCACCATTTGTGATTTTGATAATATTACTGAAACCAGAGAATACATCATTGATAAGTATTTCACGAATGGAAAATACAAAAAATTGACCTATGTCTATGAAGCGTTTGGTTACAAAAAGCTGGTCACCTTAATTAATAAGATTAAAGCTAGTCATCCATGTCCATTCTGTAAAGGGAAGAAAGTTATTTCAGAAGATGGACTCCATGATGGCGTTTATAAATTAACGATTCCATGTGTTAGTTGCTACGCAAGTGGCATTAATGATGAAGGACGTAAGGAAATTGTCGAAGGCATTGATGTGCAAACCTGGCTAACTGGCAAAGTAAGTGATGTTCTGACTAAAAGCTCAAATATTGAGGCTGTAGCAGATATTCCAATTTTCATTCGTATTCGTGAGTTGAATAAACAGGAAATGATGGCTGTGTATCAATTTCTTGAGCAATAG
- a CDS encoding SRPBCC domain-containing protein — protein sequence MKPDVSLDYQFTSSIEKVWNALTDSDTLAKWIWSNDFKPVVGHKFQFRAEPNEWWDGIVNCEVLVVDEPHTLSYTWHSAGEGTTVTWTLSQESDGKVHLHLGQSGFSEETKARQGAIEGAKYAWANMGSQLEKVLTEL from the coding sequence ATGAAACCAGATGTATCTTTAGATTATCAATTTACAAGCTCCATCGAGAAGGTATGGAACGCTTTAACGGATTCAGATACACTTGCGAAATGGATCTGGAGCAATGACTTTAAACCAGTCGTAGGGCATAAATTTCAATTTCGTGCAGAGCCAAATGAATGGTGGGATGGTATTGTAAATTGCGAGGTTCTCGTAGTAGACGAGCCACACACATTATCTTATACTTGGCATAGTGCCGGTGAAGGCACTACGGTTACTTGGACTTTGAGCCAAGAATCAGATGGTAAGGTTCATCTACATCTTGGTCAATCTGGATTTAGTGAAGAGACCAAAGCTCGCCAAGGCGCTATTGAGGGTGCTAAATATGCTTGGGCGAATATGGGCAGTCAGCTCGAAAAAGTATTAACAGAACTGTAA
- a CDS encoding metalloregulator ArsR/SmtB family transcription factor, with amino-acid sequence MNDNSQVRDVYDAVADPTRRKLLQILADVDELPLHEITIHFEMGRTAVSKHLSILKDADLVVARKVGRETRYRLNATPLKEIRDWVSFYEGFWKERIDKLKLLLEEE; translated from the coding sequence TTGAACGATAATAGTCAAGTGAGGGATGTATATGACGCTGTTGCAGATCCAACAAGGCGAAAATTACTTCAAATACTGGCTGATGTTGATGAATTACCCCTACATGAAATTACGATTCATTTTGAAATGGGTCGTACTGCAGTTTCTAAGCACTTGTCTATTCTTAAAGATGCTGATCTTGTAGTTGCTCGAAAGGTTGGTAGAGAAACGAGGTATCGTTTGAATGCCACTCCATTGAAAGAAATTCGGGATTGGGTATCTTTTTACGAAGGCTTCTGGAAAGAAAGAATCGATAAACTAAAACTATTATTGGAGGAAGAATAA
- a CDS encoding VanZ family protein, with protein MVVKLRKILIIGTILYTLLIFYFMFFAFNRVAHEYSDYGYTFMWIPESVPLLFPNLSDLSFSWIYNLGNVVAFIPFGILVPLLYPTPFKKFILIFIMSIFVLETLQSLSFLGTFDVSDIISNTLGAAVGYCAYKIGFISKITWKSLIKSAFTVVVLLIGIMGISEIIDFTLEKREGVIYGLQEVKEHTESMPITHNLSSFTIADEKILPKMNLYSSEVEEINAYTYTFSDKKEMLLYFNFAFPDPDDSNSELIIVADGNVILQSTGQYSPKAELVNTALVTVAEITIILKGNVKLWDVGFSEMKHWWE; from the coding sequence ATGGTAGTGAAATTACGAAAAATCCTTATTATAGGAACTATTCTTTACACGCTTTTGATTTTCTATTTTATGTTTTTCGCTTTCAACAGAGTAGCGCATGAATACAGTGATTACGGGTATACGTTTATGTGGATTCCAGAAAGTGTACCGCTGCTTTTCCCAAACCTTTCTGACCTATCCTTTTCGTGGATTTATAATTTGGGGAATGTCGTTGCTTTTATCCCATTTGGGATATTAGTTCCATTATTGTATCCTACACCTTTTAAAAAGTTTATCCTCATATTTATCATGAGCATTTTCGTATTGGAAACTCTTCAATCTTTAAGTTTTTTAGGTACATTTGATGTAAGTGATATTATATCCAATACATTAGGAGCTGCCGTCGGATATTGCGCGTATAAGATAGGATTTATTTCAAAAATCACTTGGAAATCACTTATAAAATCGGCTTTTACTGTTGTTGTTCTATTGATTGGAATCATGGGGATCTCTGAGATCATCGATTTTACTCTGGAGAAAAGGGAAGGGGTTATCTACGGATTACAGGAGGTGAAAGAACATACTGAAAGTATGCCCATCACGCATAACCTCTCCAGTTTCACTATCGCAGATGAAAAAATATTACCAAAAATGAACTTGTATAGCAGCGAAGTTGAAGAAATTAATGCATACACCTACACTTTCAGTGATAAAAAAGAGATGTTGTTATATTTCAACTTTGCTTTCCCTGATCCTGATGACTCTAATAGTGAACTCATTATTGTAGCTGATGGTAATGTAATACTTCAATCGACTGGACAATATAGTCCAAAAGCTGAGCTTGTAAATACGGCGTTAGTTACCGTAGCCGAAATAACCATTATCCTTAAAGGTAATGTGAAGCTATGGGATGTAGGATTTAGTGAAATGAAGCACTGGTGGGAATGA